Proteins encoded together in one Candidatus Acidiferrales bacterium window:
- the rfaE2 gene encoding D-glycero-beta-D-manno-heptose 1-phosphate adenylyltransferase: protein MTGIFSREELSGMIRNLQNDGKKIVFTNGVFDIVHRGHVEYLNKARKLGDILVVGINSDASVRRIKGDKRPIVPESDRAYVVSNLKSVDYVCIFDEDTPYETIKLVQPDFLVKGADWKIGDVVGRDVVEGRGGKVITIEFVDGRSTTNIIKKILEVMQ from the coding sequence ATGACAGGTATCTTCTCACGCGAAGAACTATCGGGAATGATTAGAAATCTTCAAAACGACGGGAAGAAGATCGTTTTTACGAATGGCGTCTTTGATATTGTTCATCGAGGACACGTGGAATATTTGAACAAGGCGAGGAAGCTAGGCGACATCCTGGTCGTCGGGATAAACTCCGACGCGAGTGTTAGAAGAATCAAGGGAGACAAGCGACCGATCGTTCCTGAATCGGACCGCGCTTATGTGGTTTCTAACTTGAAGAGCGTTGACTATGTCTGCATTTTCGATGAAGACACGCCTTATGAAACTATAAAATTGGTCCAGCCGGATTTTCTCGTAAAGGGAGCCGATTGGAAAATTGGCGACGTGGTCGGACGTGATGTAGTAGAGGGCCGGGGGGGAAAAGTCATCACTATTGAATTTGTCGACGGCAGATCGACGACCAACATCATAAAAAAGATTCTCGAAGTCATGCAATAG
- a CDS encoding efflux RND transporter periplasmic adaptor subunit, producing the protein MKRDKMREVRAMNSMPGSNRDGTIRRNQTDEILKPGKRQMRNTTLLFILVPLIGLIAAGCGSTSKNKNAKGDSTVITSGKGERKVLYWYDPMSPTTHFDHAGKSPMMDMDLVPKYADEDESLNGSPRGNPNIIKVDPAMVQNIGVVTAPAEYRKLTRTINAYGVVAPDEKEMSDINTRVSGWIEQLYFDYTGMNVDKGQPMAVIYSPDLIAAEQEFLQSVNFAEASSTGGTAGGNSVAQSNNLVISARERLAFFGMSDKQIDELQSTGRVIEKVVIHSPSDGVILEKDVFEGQKISAGQTLFRVANLHRVWILADVFKIDMPFLKSGSPAAIEYDNSQSYEGRVDFIYPEVDPTARSVTARISLSNPRMMMKVGQYVNVAIHSPISYNGLAVPAQAVINTGLRQVVAVALGKGRFEIRDVKLGVYADGYYEITGGLETGETIVTSGQFLIDSDANLKNAGASLMASTSGMNAGNGGTEQGTWHTQSQGIENIPGMKMNVPQKKAVPKKKIVTPKKNSLDGMDMNVPGMNMGGKKDPIKTPTTSLRGKIDTTGQEN; encoded by the coding sequence ATGAAGAGGGACAAAATGCGGGAAGTCAGAGCCATGAACAGCATGCCGGGTTCTAATCGGGACGGCACAATTCGCAGAAATCAGACAGATGAAATTTTGAAACCCGGAAAGAGACAAATGAGAAATACGACTTTATTATTTATCCTGGTTCCGTTGATAGGATTAATCGCGGCGGGGTGCGGCAGCACATCGAAAAACAAAAATGCGAAAGGCGATTCAACGGTGATTACATCGGGCAAAGGCGAAAGGAAAGTTCTGTACTGGTACGACCCGATGAGCCCAACTACGCATTTTGATCACGCGGGCAAATCGCCGATGATGGACATGGATCTCGTGCCGAAATACGCGGATGAAGATGAGTCTTTGAATGGATCTCCTCGGGGCAATCCCAACATTATCAAAGTCGACCCTGCCATGGTACAGAACATCGGCGTCGTGACGGCACCAGCGGAGTATCGCAAGTTGACGCGTACAATCAACGCGTACGGTGTCGTGGCACCGGACGAGAAAGAAATGAGCGACATCAACACGCGCGTGAGCGGCTGGATCGAACAATTATATTTTGACTACACCGGGATGAACGTAGACAAGGGGCAGCCGATGGCAGTAATCTACAGCCCCGACCTCATAGCCGCCGAACAGGAGTTTCTCCAGTCCGTTAATTTTGCTGAAGCAAGCTCGACCGGCGGCACAGCTGGCGGAAACAGTGTTGCACAGTCAAACAATCTTGTCATAAGCGCACGCGAACGTCTTGCTTTCTTCGGCATGAGCGACAAACAGATTGATGAACTTCAATCAACCGGAAGGGTAATCGAGAAGGTGGTAATCCACTCACCAAGCGACGGAGTAATTCTCGAGAAAGATGTTTTTGAAGGACAGAAAATCTCCGCGGGGCAAACTCTGTTCAGAGTCGCGAACCTGCATCGTGTATGGATACTGGCAGATGTTTTCAAGATCGACATGCCTTTCTTGAAATCGGGATCTCCAGCTGCAATTGAGTACGATAATTCCCAATCTTATGAAGGTAGAGTTGATTTTATTTATCCTGAGGTAGATCCGACCGCCAGAAGTGTCACAGCGAGAATTTCTCTCAGCAATCCCCGAATGATGATGAAGGTTGGACAATATGTAAACGTTGCAATTCATTCGCCGATCAGCTATAACGGACTTGCGGTACCGGCTCAAGCGGTTATTAACACCGGGCTCAGACAAGTCGTCGCGGTCGCACTCGGCAAAGGCAGATTCGAAATACGGGATGTGAAGTTGGGAGTCTATGCTGATGGATACTATGAGATTACCGGTGGGCTTGAAACGGGAGAGACAATCGTAACATCCGGACAATTCCTCATCGATTCCGACGCCAATCTCAAAAATGCTGGTGCGTCGTTGATGGCTAGCACGTCCGGAATGAATGCGGGAAATGGTGGAACGGAACAAGGAACGTGGCACACGCAGAGTCAGGGGATTGAGAATATACCCGGCATGAAGATGAATGTTCCGCAAAAGAAAGCGGTGCCGAAGAAAAAGATAGTGACTCCGAAAAAGAATTCTCTGGATGGAATGGATATGAATGTACCTGGGATGAACATGGGCGGAAAGAAAGATCCAATTAAAACTCCGACCACATCTCTCCGGGGAAAAATCGACACAACGGGACAGGAGAACTGA
- the bshA gene encoding N-acetyl-alpha-D-glucosaminyl L-malate synthase BshA, whose protein sequence is MKIGITCYPTYGGSGVVATELGKALALRGHQIHFISYSLPARLDNFVGDVFYHEVEMSQYPLFDFPLYTDSLASKMVDVAKYHDLDILHVHYAIPHATSAFIAKQILAPTKDIKVITTLHGTDVTLVGLEPSFLPLVKFSIEQSDYVTSVSRFLQMKTNTMYNIEKEIQVIPNFVDTEKFQRKKDCQFKPRIAQGGEKIIVHVSNFRAVKRVPDVIRIFDIIRKTIPSKLVLVGDGPDRSESEHLARELGIFEDVKFLGKQILLSEILSSSDLMLMPSQSESFGLSALEAMSCSVPVVSSSTGGLPELITHGETGYIAELGDVQRMAKYAIELLSDDRKWELFSQNSRKRAVEKFNVNSIVPLYEKLYEEALSQTGVSVK, encoded by the coding sequence GTGAAAATAGGAATTACCTGTTACCCGACTTACGGCGGAAGCGGGGTAGTAGCCACCGAGCTCGGGAAAGCGCTCGCTTTGAGAGGACATCAAATCCATTTCATTAGCTATTCGCTGCCCGCACGGCTCGACAATTTCGTCGGGGACGTGTTTTATCATGAAGTCGAAATGTCCCAGTATCCATTGTTCGACTTCCCGCTTTATACCGACTCCCTCGCGAGCAAGATGGTCGATGTTGCGAAGTATCACGACCTCGATATTCTGCACGTTCACTATGCAATCCCGCACGCCACAAGCGCGTTCATCGCAAAACAAATTCTGGCACCTACAAAAGACATAAAGGTAATCACCACGCTTCATGGTACAGATGTTACTCTCGTCGGACTCGAGCCGAGTTTTCTCCCGCTCGTAAAGTTTTCGATAGAACAAAGTGATTACGTCACCTCGGTCTCGAGATTCCTCCAGATGAAAACAAATACGATGTACAACATCGAAAAAGAAATCCAAGTCATTCCTAACTTTGTCGATACGGAAAAATTTCAGCGAAAAAAAGATTGCCAATTCAAACCGCGGATCGCCCAGGGCGGGGAAAAAATAATCGTCCACGTCTCAAATTTCAGGGCCGTGAAACGAGTTCCGGATGTGATCAGAATTTTCGACATCATAAGGAAAACGATACCGAGCAAGCTTGTTCTTGTCGGCGACGGGCCCGATAGATCGGAATCCGAGCACCTTGCGCGGGAATTAGGTATCTTCGAAGACGTCAAGTTTCTCGGAAAGCAAATACTCCTCTCCGAAATTCTTTCATCATCGGACTTGATGCTGATGCCAAGTCAATCTGAAAGCTTCGGCCTTTCTGCCCTTGAGGCGATGTCGTGCAGCGTACCGGTCGTGTCGTCCAGCACCGGGGGTTTGCCGGAATTGATTACTCACGGCGAGACGGGATATATCGCCGAGCTTGGTGACGTTCAGAGGATGGCAAAGTATGCGATCGAGCTGTTGAGTGACGACAGGAAATGGGAATTATTCAGTCAGAACTCAAGGAAACGGGCTGTGGAAAAGTTCAATGTCAATTCAATTGTACCACTGTACGAAAAGCTATACGAAGAAGCTCTCAGTCAGACCGGTGTCAGCGTAAAATAA
- a CDS encoding TolC family protein translates to MSLPNFKFSFLNFQFVAAIVSIAGATAVGQTQLDSLVTIALRNNFRIRMARYESSAAEARVSPAGTLQDPQLTIMAENVPSNFKLNSDEMTMFPQFTLMQMFPWFGKLSAAGDAQKYGYEASLNRSASTTLEVMSSLRKVYGDIYRLQASIRYVEYKRTLLGSVVRVAEQLFATGQVPQQDVFRATAEVTMARSDIINMNSMLSDSYAQLGALLGQSTPYEIQVDTLILPSLQPPASLKVRLDAKNPELSQMRNSESAANAGAAFARKDAVPDFDVGFSYGYRGASMPDGTKALNMMNFEVGFRIPIFYGARQEKMIDEADFMKQAAESEYSSVEVELSAQLRSAYADAQAQLQLMPLYARELIPQYEATYNSSLSAYSVGRTTFAMVVDNLTALINTKIELVKIEAAYFSASADISKLIGEDIEKYGGGK, encoded by the coding sequence ATGTCTTTGCCAAACTTCAAGTTCTCATTTCTAAATTTTCAATTTGTCGCCGCGATTGTTTCAATCGCTGGGGCAACTGCTGTCGGACAAACGCAGTTGGATAGCCTGGTGACAATTGCCTTGAGGAATAATTTCAGGATCCGGATGGCGCGTTACGAGTCTAGCGCCGCCGAGGCGCGTGTAAGTCCAGCCGGAACACTCCAGGATCCTCAACTGACGATTATGGCGGAAAACGTACCGTCAAATTTTAAGCTGAACTCGGATGAGATGACGATGTTTCCGCAGTTCACGTTAATGCAAATGTTCCCGTGGTTCGGGAAATTGAGTGCTGCGGGTGATGCTCAAAAATACGGCTATGAAGCTTCGTTAAACAGGTCTGCGAGCACGACTCTCGAAGTCATGTCGAGTCTCAGGAAGGTGTATGGCGATATATATCGCCTCCAAGCATCGATTCGATACGTGGAGTATAAGCGGACTCTTCTCGGAAGTGTAGTCAGAGTTGCTGAGCAGCTTTTCGCCACCGGACAAGTTCCCCAGCAGGATGTGTTCCGTGCGACCGCCGAGGTGACGATGGCCCGATCGGATATCATAAATATGAATTCGATGTTGAGTGATTCTTATGCACAGCTTGGAGCACTTCTTGGTCAAAGTACCCCGTATGAGATACAGGTGGACACTCTAATACTTCCGTCTCTTCAACCGCCCGCCAGTCTCAAAGTGCGGCTTGATGCGAAAAATCCTGAGCTGAGTCAGATGCGCAACTCGGAATCTGCCGCCAACGCAGGCGCAGCATTTGCAAGAAAGGATGCTGTGCCTGACTTTGATGTCGGCTTTTCTTATGGCTATCGTGGTGCATCGATGCCCGATGGAACGAAGGCGCTGAACATGATGAACTTCGAAGTAGGGTTTAGAATCCCGATCTTTTACGGCGCAAGGCAGGAGAAAATGATCGACGAAGCGGATTTCATGAAACAGGCTGCGGAGTCAGAATACAGCTCGGTGGAAGTTGAATTATCGGCTCAACTTCGTTCGGCATATGCAGATGCACAGGCTCAACTACAATTGATGCCACTTTACGCCAGAGAGTTGATTCCACAATACGAAGCGACATACAATTCATCGTTGTCGGCATATTCAGTCGGGAGGACAACATTTGCGATGGTGGTCGATAATCTGACAGCTTTGATAAATACAAAAATTGAGCTGGTGAAAATAGAAGCAGCTTATTTTTCGGCTTCGGCTGATATATCGAAGCTCATCGGAGAAGATATTGAAAAATACGGGGGAGGAAAATGA